A genomic region of Bacteroidales bacterium contains the following coding sequences:
- the pepF gene encoding oligoendopeptidase F, which translates to MKPNTLDRKDIQAEFKWNFNHIYPNWESWQSDFDILKKEVDEIKAMQGSLGKSADNLLAAFLKHDKIEKQSYKIYAYPALQKSTDNRDNTVQAKLQEVTQFFAIMQTATSWMAPELMEIPKETWQEWFVQMPDLEPYRFGLENINRQKAHILSKDKERLLSYFSPTAGTAANTYTSLTTADVQFPEIELESGEKLKLTHGNYAHLLNTSKVRSDRKKAAEAFYPLYANQKNTIASLYKGICDKDFAFAQARNFNTSIEAKLEKNNISPSVYTNLIETVGDNTEALKKYHALRAKYLKLTGDYHAYDSRLTLVDFDKKYDWEEAKKMVLASVKPLGEEYVSKYKTALENGWIDVFENDGKSSGAYSMGVYGVHPFILMNYNETQDHVFTLAHEMGHSLHTIFSEENQPFATHDYTIFVAEVASTFNERLLLDYMLEKSTDKLEKISLLQQSIENITGTFFIQTMFADFELQAHQSIEQGQALTAEKLTAICEELDKKYYGEEVFTRDQDNIFWARIPHFYRSPFYVYQYATSFAASASLYAQVKEGLKNGDSKPLENYLNLLRSGGNDYPVEQLKKAGADLTQSETIQAVIHQLSDLVDALEEALED; encoded by the coding sequence ATGAAACCAAACACCCTAGATAGAAAAGATATACAAGCAGAATTCAAATGGAATTTTAATCATATTTATCCAAATTGGGAAAGCTGGCAAAGCGATTTTGATATATTAAAAAAAGAAGTTGATGAAATTAAAGCTATGCAAGGCAGTCTTGGAAAGAGTGCCGATAATTTGCTTGCGGCTTTTCTTAAACACGATAAAATAGAAAAGCAATCGTATAAAATTTATGCTTATCCTGCTCTGCAAAAAAGTACGGATAACCGCGATAATACCGTGCAAGCTAAACTGCAAGAGGTAACGCAGTTTTTTGCAATAATGCAAACGGCAACTTCGTGGATGGCTCCGGAACTTATGGAAATTCCAAAAGAAACTTGGCAAGAGTGGTTTGTTCAAATGCCTGATTTAGAGCCTTATCGCTTTGGTTTAGAAAATATTAATCGACAAAAAGCGCATATTTTAAGTAAAGATAAAGAACGTCTGCTTTCGTATTTTTCACCTACTGCGGGAACTGCTGCAAATACATACACAAGTTTAACTACTGCTGATGTTCAGTTTCCCGAGATTGAATTAGAAAGTGGAGAAAAATTAAAATTAACTCACGGTAATTATGCCCATCTTTTAAATACATCAAAAGTCAGGAGCGACAGAAAAAAGGCTGCCGAAGCATTTTATCCGCTTTATGCAAATCAGAAAAATACTATTGCATCTCTTTATAAAGGAATATGCGATAAAGATTTTGCTTTTGCTCAAGCACGTAATTTTAATACAAGTATAGAAGCCAAACTTGAAAAAAATAATATTTCACCAAGTGTTTATACAAACCTTATCGAAACAGTTGGAGATAATACGGAAGCCTTAAAAAAATACCATGCGCTTCGGGCTAAATATTTAAAACTTACAGGCGATTATCACGCTTATGATAGTCGGCTTACCCTAGTTGATTTTGATAAAAAATACGATTGGGAAGAAGCAAAAAAAATGGTTTTGGCTTCAGTTAAACCTTTGGGAGAAGAATATGTTTCAAAATATAAAACTGCTCTTGAGAATGGTTGGATAGATGTTTTTGAAAACGATGGAAAATCGTCAGGAGCGTATTCTATGGGAGTATATGGTGTACATCCGTTTATTTTGATGAATTATAACGAAACTCAAGACCACGTCTTTACTCTGGCTCACGAAATGGGACATAGTTTGCATACTATTTTTTCCGAAGAGAATCAGCCGTTTGCTACTCACGATTATACTATTTTTGTAGCTGAGGTTGCTTCTACTTTTAACGAGCGTTTATTGCTCGATTATATGTTAGAAAAAAGCACCGATAAGCTTGAAAAAATTTCTTTATTACAGCAAAGTATAGAGAATATTACGGGCACCTTTTTTATTCAAACGATGTTTGCCGATTTTGAGTTGCAAGCACATCAAAGCATTGAGCAAGGACAAGCATTAACAGCAGAAAAGCTTACCGCTATTTGCGAAGAACTTGATAAAAAATATTATGGCGAAGAGGTTTTTACTCGCGATCAGGATAATATTTTTTGGGCGAGAATACCGCATTTTTATCGCTCTCCGTTTTATGTTTATCAGTATGCTACCAGCTTTGCTGCCTCAGCAAGTTTATATGCACAGGTGAAAGAAGGATTGAAAAACGGAGACTCAAAACCTTTGGAAAATTACCTAAATTTATTACGTTCAGGAGGAAACGATTATCCTGTCGAGCAGTTGAAAAAGGCGGGTGCGGATTTAACACAATCAGAAACCATACAAGCTGTTATTCATCAATTGAGCGATTTGGTTGATGCTTTGGAAGAAGCGTTGGAGGATTGA
- a CDS encoding HAMP domain-containing histidine kinase, with protein MDFYTNQNKWKFILSLLGVIIILSSLWYSNLLVNKLRERERENIQIWASAIHKRAELVKTTDLFFSQLQTEERKKVDLLAKAYKRINEENLNEDLTFYFDIITSNTTIPVIQCNNKLEILGSMNLEDCFDSIKILDGDLLASFSRYPPVTMDYYDGEKFYLYYKDSRIFTETQEMLDDLRQSFIDEVLTNTSSVPVIITDSNQTTALYTGNIDSEIISDSIFIRKMLTEMQEQNEPIEIELAGKEKQYIFYSDSALQAQLTYYPIIIFLAIGLFILFAYLAFKTAQTSTENKLWAGLAKETAHQIGTPLSSMLAWVELLRPNESVQEHLIEIEKDLKRLETISERFSKIGSTPKLKAQPIYTLIDEVVSYLKTRTSSKVSYSLKEYLSQKETTLVPVNAQLFAWVIENVCKNAVDAISGNGAINILLSEDEKHVFIDISDTGKGLAKSNFKNVFRPGFTSKKRGWGLGLSLAQRIIEHYHKGKIFVKSSVLDKGTTFRIVLKK; from the coding sequence ATGGATTTTTATACCAATCAAAATAAATGGAAATTTATTCTCTCACTTTTAGGTGTAATAATTATTTTAAGCTCCTTATGGTATTCTAATCTGTTGGTAAACAAACTTAGAGAACGAGAACGAGAAAATATTCAAATCTGGGCAAGTGCTATTCATAAGCGTGCCGAGTTGGTTAAAACTACCGATTTGTTTTTTTCGCAACTACAAACAGAAGAAAGAAAGAAAGTCGATCTTTTGGCTAAAGCCTATAAAAGAATCAATGAAGAAAATCTTAACGAAGATCTAACTTTTTATTTCGATATTATTACCTCTAACACAACCATTCCTGTTATTCAGTGTAACAATAAACTTGAAATTTTAGGGAGTATGAATCTTGAAGATTGTTTTGATTCTATTAAGATTCTTGATGGTGACTTACTTGCTTCTTTCAGTCGGTATCCGCCTGTAACAATGGATTATTACGATGGTGAGAAGTTTTATTTATACTACAAAGACAGTCGTATTTTTACTGAAACGCAAGAAATGCTCGATGATCTCCGGCAGTCGTTTATTGACGAAGTTTTGACAAATACATCTTCCGTACCCGTAATTATTACAGATTCGAATCAAACAACAGCTTTATATACCGGGAATATTGATAGTGAAATAATCTCAGATTCTATTTTTATCAGGAAAATGCTAACAGAAATGCAAGAGCAGAATGAGCCTATTGAAATTGAGTTAGCGGGAAAAGAAAAACAATATATTTTTTATAGCGATTCTGCTTTGCAGGCTCAGTTAACTTATTATCCGATAATAATTTTCTTGGCAATTGGCTTGTTTATACTATTTGCATATTTAGCTTTTAAAACAGCACAAACAAGTACAGAAAATAAATTGTGGGCAGGATTAGCAAAAGAAACTGCACATCAGATAGGAACACCTCTTTCTTCTATGCTTGCCTGGGTTGAATTGCTTCGCCCTAACGAATCTGTTCAAGAGCATTTAATAGAGATTGAAAAAGACCTAAAACGATTGGAAACAATAAGCGAACGTTTCTCTAAAATCGGGTCTACACCTAAACTTAAAGCGCAACCCATTTATACTCTTATTGATGAAGTAGTGAGCTATCTAAAAACTAGAACCTCTTCAAAAGTGAGCTATAGCCTCAAAGAGTATTTAAGTCAAAAAGAAACAACTTTAGTTCCTGTAAATGCTCAACTTTTTGCTTGGGTAATAGAGAATGTATGTAAAAATGCCGTTGATGCCATATCGGGAAATGGAGCAATAAATATTCTGCTAAGTGAAGATGAAAAGCATGTTTTTATAGACATTAGCGATACCGGAAAAGGCTTAGCAAAAAGTAATTTTAAAAATGTTTTTCGTCCGGGATTTACGAGCAAAAAACGTGGTTGGGGATTAGGGCTTTCGCTTGCTCAACGTATTATTGAACATTATCATAAAGGAAAAATTTTCGTTAAAAGCTCTGTTCTAGATAAAGGAACAACATTTAGGATTGTGCTTAAAAAATGA
- a CDS encoding ROK family protein: MTNDKRIVLTLDAGGTNFRFSAIQKGEIIGNTVNLPAKAGTLDEMLDKIVNGFQALIDQFKDRPAAISFAFPGPADYKQGIIGDLENLPLFKGGVALGPFLQEQFKLPVFINNDGDLFTLGEAVGGLLPKVNEELKKAGNPKRYRNLLGLTLGTGFGAGIVSNGTLFIGDNSAQAEINRMRNHLLPETSIEDSVSIRAIKRVYAKKANTTIADCPEPLEIYKIGKGESKGNKIAALKAFETMGKAAADAAANAITLIDGLIVIGGGLSGAADLFLPHLSTEMNRSFTSLKGEKLDRMEVKAFNLNDEKERTAFYQAKLKQISIPRSNKTITYDYSKKIGIGLSVLNTSEAVTLGAYTLALQKLDERTTLHS; encoded by the coding sequence ATGACAAACGATAAACGAATAGTTTTAACATTAGATGCAGGTGGAACCAATTTTCGTTTTTCTGCTATTCAAAAAGGAGAAATAATTGGCAACACCGTTAATCTACCTGCTAAAGCCGGCACTTTAGACGAAATGCTAGATAAGATTGTAAACGGATTTCAAGCTTTAATCGATCAATTCAAAGATCGTCCGGCAGCAATCAGTTTTGCTTTTCCGGGTCCGGCAGATTACAAACAAGGAATTATTGGCGATTTGGAAAACCTACCGCTTTTTAAAGGTGGTGTTGCTTTAGGACCATTTCTTCAAGAACAGTTTAAACTTCCCGTTTTTATCAATAATGATGGCGATTTGTTTACCCTCGGCGAAGCCGTAGGAGGTCTTTTACCAAAGGTAAACGAAGAATTAAAAAAAGCAGGAAATCCAAAACGCTATCGAAATTTACTTGGACTAACTTTAGGTACAGGTTTTGGAGCCGGAATTGTTTCAAACGGAACTTTATTTATAGGTGACAATTCGGCGCAAGCCGAAATAAACAGAATGAGAAATCATTTGCTTCCTGAAACTAGTATTGAAGATAGCGTTAGCATTAGAGCCATAAAACGTGTTTACGCCAAAAAAGCAAATACTACTATCGCTGATTGCCCGGAACCTTTAGAAATTTATAAAATAGGGAAAGGTGAAAGTAAAGGAAACAAAATCGCAGCATTAAAAGCATTTGAAACAATGGGAAAAGCTGCTGCTGATGCCGCTGCTAATGCTATTACTTTAATTGACGGATTGATTGTAATTGGAGGAGGATTATCGGGAGCTGCCGACTTGTTTTTACCACATCTAAGTACAGAAATGAATCGGTCTTTTACAAGCTTGAAAGGTGAGAAATTAGACCGTATGGAAGTGAAAGCTTTCAACTTGAATGATGAAAAAGAAAGAACAGCTTTTTACCAAGCAAAGCTCAAGCAAATCTCCATTCCCCGAAGCAATAAAACCATAACTTACGATTATTCAAAGAAAATCGGAATTGGACTAAGTGTTTTAAATACTTCGGAAGCTGTAACCCTTGGAGCCTATACTCTTGCCTTGCAAAAATTAGATGAACGTACAACTCTCCACTCTTAA
- a CDS encoding peptidoglycan DD-metalloendopeptidase family protein, which translates to MIWKKLYRFFLTLTLTIIFFLLSPNGFSQSKTQLNKQISQLEKEIAYTNKLLGTTLKNKDDSYYKIELIARQISRHEKILISIQKEIHNINNSINSKQLEIRKKEAELSALKEEYAKMIYFANRNRSNYDKLMFIFSSKDFNQAYKRLKYFEQYSHYRKNQVKLINERQKSLDADIKILEVNRAEKLSLRLKETKTKEILSQKKIEQQRSLNKLKSKERSLKSKLRKKEKQKTALKKEIAKIIAREAEKIKKYALTSAEIKLSGSFENNKGKLPWPVERGVLFSSFGEHAHPYLKGIKTRNDGIDIATDEGSQARAVFDGEVRSIISVPGTANYAILIKHGNYFTLYSNITKAIVSPGQKVKARQNLGLIYKDPSDQSTKLQFQLWKNTSKMNPINWLAK; encoded by the coding sequence ATGATTTGGAAGAAACTATATCGTTTTTTTTTAACGCTCACTCTCACTATAATTTTTTTTCTACTGAGCCCTAATGGATTTTCACAAAGTAAAACACAGCTCAACAAACAAATATCACAGCTCGAAAAAGAAATTGCTTATACCAATAAATTACTTGGCACTACACTTAAAAACAAAGACGATTCCTATTATAAAATAGAATTAATTGCCCGTCAGATTTCAAGACACGAAAAAATACTTATTTCTATTCAAAAAGAAATACATAATATCAATAATAGCATTAACTCTAAACAGCTCGAAATAAGAAAAAAAGAAGCTGAACTTTCTGCTTTAAAAGAAGAATATGCCAAAATGATTTATTTTGCTAATCGCAATAGGAGCAATTACGATAAGCTTATGTTTATTTTTTCATCAAAAGATTTTAATCAAGCTTATAAACGTTTAAAATATTTTGAACAATACAGTCATTACCGTAAAAATCAAGTAAAACTGATTAATGAAAGACAAAAATCTTTAGATGCCGATATAAAAATATTAGAAGTAAACCGAGCTGAAAAATTAAGCCTTCGTCTAAAAGAAACTAAGACTAAGGAAATATTAAGTCAGAAAAAAATAGAGCAACAGCGTAGTTTAAACAAGCTAAAATCAAAAGAAAGAAGTTTAAAATCTAAACTCAGAAAAAAAGAAAAACAGAAGACAGCACTAAAAAAAGAAATTGCAAAAATAATTGCTCGTGAAGCAGAAAAAATTAAAAAATATGCTCTTACTTCTGCAGAAATAAAATTGAGTGGAAGCTTTGAAAATAATAAAGGAAAATTACCTTGGCCTGTTGAGAGAGGTGTTCTGTTTAGCTCTTTTGGAGAACATGCACATCCATATCTAAAAGGAATAAAAACTCGTAATGATGGTATTGATATCGCTACTGACGAGGGCAGCCAAGCAAGAGCCGTCTTCGATGGTGAAGTAAGAAGTATTATTTCCGTTCCCGGAACAGCCAATTATGCTATCTTAATTAAACACGGTAATTATTTTACACTCTACTCTAATATTACAAAAGCAATTGTTAGCCCGGGACAGAAAGTTAAAGCACGTCAAAATTTAGGTCTTATTTATAAAGATCCTTCCGACCAAAGTACAAAACTTCAATTTCAGCTTTGGAAAAATACTTCTAAAATGAATCCTATAAACTGGTTAGCCAAATGA
- a CDS encoding DUF4292 domain-containing protein, translating into MNRRLLYILSIILFISVFSSCKNQRVERKKTIKLYGPDYVLKEMHHNQSAFEWFSGKATANFIQGKKKTSFTALIRMKSDSIIWISISSGIGIEGARLLLTQDSVKYINRIDKTYFVGDYKFLSSFINSKIDFSMIQALLTAKDFSWYDYQNLKVKLDNQLYQIESTNRHKLKKQSKMISFEHPVYYQSLWVNPETFKIEKVKIKKIGKENKKMFASYKQYKLINEQLIPYSLEIKLYNEKEMSLEILYHKIGLDKKVGFPFSISKKYSPIKL; encoded by the coding sequence ATGAATAGGCGTTTACTATATATACTTAGCATAATTTTATTTATTTCTGTCTTTTCGTCCTGCAAAAACCAAAGAGTTGAAAGAAAAAAAACTATTAAACTTTATGGTCCCGATTATGTTTTAAAAGAAATGCACCATAATCAATCTGCTTTTGAATGGTTTAGCGGAAAAGCAACTGCAAATTTTATACAAGGAAAAAAGAAAACTTCTTTTACTGCTCTGATACGTATGAAAAGCGATAGTATTATTTGGATTTCTATCTCGAGTGGTATCGGTATAGAGGGAGCTCGTTTATTGCTTACGCAAGATAGTGTTAAATATATAAATCGCATTGACAAGACTTACTTTGTTGGCGATTATAAATTTCTTTCGTCCTTTATTAACTCAAAGATTGATTTTTCAATGATTCAAGCTTTGCTTACTGCAAAAGATTTCTCTTGGTACGATTATCAAAATTTAAAAGTAAAACTCGATAACCAACTCTACCAAATAGAATCGACTAACAGACATAAATTGAAAAAACAATCAAAAATGATTAGTTTTGAACATCCGGTTTATTATCAAAGTCTTTGGGTAAATCCTGAAACATTTAAAATTGAAAAAGTTAAAATAAAAAAAATAGGAAAAGAGAATAAGAAAATGTTTGCCAGCTATAAGCAGTATAAATTAATAAACGAACAACTTATTCCATATTCTTTAGAAATAAAACTCTATAACGAAAAAGAAATGAGTTTGGAAATATTATATCATAAAATTGGTCTTGATAAAAAAGTTGGTTTTCCTTTTAGTATATCAAAAAAATATAGTCCGATTAAATTATGA
- a CDS encoding tetratricopeptide repeat protein, translated as MMQKFKIIIFSLLLALTALSVKSQDIGLDRGVLNSYLDAENAFMLEDYTKALSLYQEVLKNDKDFDPAMFQLARIYLYTNQTDKAYKWAQEAYKRDKKNKWYALLLIDLYKHNNKLEEAINIYKELLIDDETNIDYLNDLSQLYTHTQNIDAAIAIYNKIEKQEGVSERLSFLKRDLYLNLGETEKAILEMIKLSENFPKNSQYISMIAEMYMGIGETEKAFMFYQKVLDVNPDDPYIRITLADYYQQKGEIDLAIENLKQGYANPNLDLETKTQILMGLFKVKTIPEERIRTESLNLGKILAEVHPNEPGSHAIYADMLYRDSLYTEAAHEYKEVIKLDSSKYAIWEQLLFSLNNRTQTKSITTISKRAIKLFPKEPVLYLFNAIGNFMEDSIKLTIQSLEKGLPLVQNPKLAEQFYMYLGDAYYQDNQSDKAFESYDKCLDINPSNTFVLNNYAYYLALKKQNLDKAKTMAFTAISIDPGPTNQDTYGWVLYQIGDYEKAFEYIDMAINAEKNPSAEVLDHMGDVYFRLGKERKAQKYWKKAKKKGLDTDELKHKLNNGL; from the coding sequence ATGATGCAAAAATTTAAAATAATTATCTTTTCCCTATTGTTGGCATTAACGGCTTTAAGTGTTAAATCTCAAGATATTGGATTAGATCGTGGTGTTTTAAACAGCTACTTAGATGCTGAAAATGCCTTTATGTTAGAAGATTATACTAAAGCATTATCACTTTATCAAGAAGTGCTTAAAAATGATAAGGATTTCGATCCTGCTATGTTTCAATTAGCAAGAATTTATTTATATACAAACCAAACAGACAAGGCTTATAAATGGGCACAAGAGGCTTATAAAAGAGACAAGAAAAATAAATGGTATGCGCTGTTACTTATCGACTTATATAAACATAACAATAAGTTAGAAGAAGCTATTAATATTTATAAAGAGCTTCTGATTGATGACGAAACAAATATTGATTACCTAAATGATTTGTCGCAGCTGTATACTCATACACAAAATATTGATGCTGCTATTGCCATTTATAATAAGATTGAAAAACAAGAAGGTGTTAGCGAGAGATTAAGTTTTCTGAAAAGAGATTTGTATTTGAACTTAGGAGAGACAGAAAAAGCTATTTTAGAAATGATTAAGCTTTCGGAGAATTTCCCTAAAAACAGCCAATATATCAGTATGATTGCCGAAATGTATATGGGAATTGGAGAGACAGAAAAAGCATTTATGTTCTATCAAAAAGTGTTAGATGTAAACCCCGACGATCCGTATATACGTATTACTTTGGCCGATTATTATCAGCAAAAAGGAGAAATTGATCTTGCCATAGAAAATCTTAAACAAGGCTATGCCAACCCTAATCTCGATTTGGAAACCAAAACACAAATTTTGATGGGATTATTTAAAGTAAAAACTATCCCTGAAGAAAGAATTCGTACCGAATCCTTAAACCTTGGTAAAATTTTAGCTGAAGTGCATCCCAACGAACCGGGATCACACGCTATTTATGCCGATATGCTTTATCGCGACAGCCTTTATACAGAGGCAGCTCACGAATATAAGGAAGTTATTAAACTCGATAGCAGCAAATATGCTATATGGGAACAATTACTTTTTAGTCTAAATAATCGCACTCAAACTAAAAGCATTACTACGATTAGCAAGCGTGCTATAAAACTTTTTCCTAAAGAGCCTGTTCTATATTTATTTAACGCTATCGGAAATTTTATGGAAGATAGTATTAAGCTAACTATTCAAAGCTTAGAAAAGGGACTTCCTTTGGTACAAAACCCCAAACTGGCAGAGCAGTTTTATATGTATTTAGGCGATGCTTATTATCAAGATAACCAGAGCGATAAGGCGTTTGAATCTTATGATAAATGTCTCGATATAAACCCATCTAACACTTTTGTATTAAATAATTACGCTTACTATTTAGCACTAAAAAAGCAGAATCTCGACAAAGCAAAAACGATGGCTTTTACTGCAATTAGTATTGATCCGGGACCAACTAATCAAGATACCTATGGTTGGGTACTTTATCAAATCGGAGATTACGAAAAAGCTTTTGAATATATAGATATGGCTATTAATGCGGAAAAGAATCCAAGTGCTGAAGTTCTCGATCATATGGGTGACGTATATTTCCGTTTGGGAAAAGAAAGAAAAGCACAAAAATATTGGAAAAAAGCCAAGAAAAAAGGACTTGATACCGATGAACTAAAGCACAAACTAAATAATGGTTTATAA
- the dut gene encoding dUTP diphosphatase: protein MKINIVNHSKHSLPAYETIASAGLDLRASLDKAVTLKPLERTLIPTGLFIELPVGYEAQVRPRSGMAFKYGIGVLNSPGTIDADYRGEIKVILVNLSNNDFTIEDGERIAQMVIAQHEQAEWIEVKELNPSERGAGGFGSTGKK, encoded by the coding sequence ATGAAAATCAATATAGTTAACCATTCAAAACATTCTCTTCCGGCATATGAAACTATTGCCTCTGCAGGTCTTGATTTACGAGCATCTTTAGATAAAGCCGTAACGCTCAAACCGCTGGAGCGCACCCTTATTCCAACAGGTTTATTCATTGAGCTTCCGGTAGGTTATGAAGCGCAGGTTCGTCCTCGCAGCGGAATGGCATTCAAATACGGTATCGGTGTTTTAAATTCGCCCGGAACAATTGACGCCGATTATCGGGGAGAAATTAAAGTTATACTTGTAAATCTTAGTAATAACGATTTTACCATAGAAGATGGTGAACGAATAGCTCAAATGGTTATTGCTCAACACGAACAAGCTGAGTGGATTGAAGTAAAAGAGTTAAATCCATCAGAAAGAGGAGCCGGAGGCTTTGGTTCTACAGGAAAAAAATAA
- a CDS encoding ABC transporter permease, producing the protein MQTNLFIARRYLFSKKSHSIINIISLISMAGVMISAAALVIVLSVYNGFEGLVLSLFNRFNPEILITPNKGKTFYLKDFPTDKIKALNAVQFLEPTLEENVLIRYKEKQTIVRMKGVTESYTDMNRLDTAIVQGNFLLGEGRLHYAVLGYGVAYNLQARLSDFQNPLHFYLPNKTKKLSSGLQNNFKTARLFPSGFFSLRQDYDEKYVFVPLSFAHKLLDLPLSVSSIEIGLKKGFPPSETKAQIVNLLGNNFKVKTRKEQQSFLLKMMHTERWAIFMILGFILLIAAFNVIGSLSMLIIDKTKDVFTLHALGSTRLFILSIFAWEGIFISLAGGLLGLIIGGIIAYLQQTYGFIALGGGDNFVVESYPVQLKALDFLFVMIIVVVTSVFSIIYPLSQLSKKIKMHNTSHKSLLTS; encoded by the coding sequence ATGCAGACAAATTTATTTATAGCACGCAGATATCTATTTTCAAAAAAATCGCATTCTATTATCAATATTATTTCTTTAATATCGATGGCAGGTGTAATGATAAGTGCTGCTGCACTAGTAATCGTACTTTCTGTCTATAATGGTTTTGAAGGCTTGGTACTTTCTCTTTTCAATCGTTTTAACCCTGAAATTTTAATAACTCCCAATAAAGGGAAAACGTTTTATTTAAAAGACTTTCCGACAGATAAAATAAAAGCGTTAAATGCTGTTCAGTTTTTAGAACCTACCCTCGAAGAAAATGTTCTTATTAGATATAAGGAAAAGCAGACCATAGTCAGAATGAAAGGCGTTACAGAGAGTTATACCGATATGAATCGCTTGGATACAGCTATAGTGCAAGGCAATTTTCTTTTAGGAGAAGGCAGGTTACATTATGCTGTTTTAGGATATGGTGTAGCTTATAACTTACAAGCCCGATTGAGTGATTTTCAAAATCCGCTGCATTTTTACTTACCCAATAAAACTAAAAAACTGAGTTCCGGCTTACAAAATAATTTTAAAACAGCTCGTTTATTTCCTTCGGGATTTTTTAGTCTGCGACAAGATTACGACGAAAAATATGTATTTGTACCACTCAGTTTTGCACACAAACTACTCGATTTGCCTTTATCGGTAAGTAGTATTGAAATTGGCCTTAAAAAGGGCTTTCCGCCTTCAGAAACTAAAGCTCAGATTGTAAACCTTTTGGGTAACAACTTTAAGGTAAAAACCAGAAAAGAACAGCAATCTTTTTTATTAAAGATGATGCATACCGAACGTTGGGCAATTTTTATGATTCTTGGATTTATTCTTTTAATAGCCGCTTTTAATGTTATTGGCTCCTTAAGTATGCTTATAATTGATAAAACAAAAGATGTTTTTACACTTCATGCTTTAGGTTCAACCCGTTTATTTATTCTTAGCATATTTGCTTGGGAAGGCATCTTTATTAGCTTGGCGGGAGGATTATTAGGGTTGATAATTGGTGGAATTATTGCTTACCTACAACAAACTTACGGATTTATTGCATTGGGAGGAGGCGATAATTTTGTAGTAGAATCTTATCCCGTTCAGCTCAAAGCTTTAGATTTTTTATTTGTGATGATAATTGTCGTTGTAACTAGTGTCTTTTCTATAATTTATCCTCTATCTCAATTATCTAAAAAAATAAAGATGCATAATACAAGCCATAAATCTTTATTAACGAGTTAA
- a CDS encoding PorT family protein produces MKKLTVLFLAILVSGGLYAQLPSFGIKVGATASSVNTSDLRSNYDSDNLLGYQLGAFVRIKSGKLYLQPEVVYNHRSTQLASFEGGNLDFDIGTIDIPLLLGFKLIDAKVFNIRAFVGPEASFATSKDYTYESGFKSDPITLDDFNDLTWYVQAGVGIDLLFLTFDIRYEKGLSNLIDDYNNEGSLKNNVFVFSLGLKFM; encoded by the coding sequence ATGAAAAAATTAACTGTTTTATTTCTAGCGATTTTGGTAAGTGGCGGATTATACGCGCAATTACCAAGTTTTGGTATTAAAGTGGGTGCTACCGCTTCTTCTGTAAACACTTCTGATTTAAGATCAAATTATGATTCTGATAATCTCTTGGGTTATCAATTAGGTGCTTTTGTTCGTATTAAATCTGGAAAATTATATCTTCAACCTGAAGTAGTATATAATCACCGTAGTACTCAATTAGCTTCTTTTGAAGGGGGTAATTTAGATTTTGATATCGGAACTATTGATATTCCTCTATTACTTGGATTCAAATTGATAGATGCAAAAGTGTTTAATATTCGTGCTTTTGTAGGTCCTGAAGCTTCTTTTGCAACAAGTAAAGATTATACCTATGAGTCAGGTTTTAAGAGTGATCCAATAACTTTAGATGACTTTAACGACCTAACTTGGTATGTTCAGGCCGGTGTTGGTATAGATTTGTTGTTTTTAACTTTTGATATTCGTTACGAAAAAGGATTATCTAATCTGATTGATGATTATAATAATGAAGGAAGTCTTAAAAACAATGTTTTTGTATTTAGTCTTGGATTGAAATTTATGTAA